CTTAACATGTTGCATGTAGTCTTTCAAGTCAGAAATATatacagtttgatttgatttgatttagatttttgatATTCTCACCTCAGGTTGGTTCCAGAAACTCTTGAAATCTGCACGTGAACAAgaggaaaaagtgacaaaaaagtcTTCCGCCAGCAGTGAATCAACTTTACCTTCATCTACATCATCATGGTCTCtgtcatcatcctcatcatcgtTGCAGGGGACGACCTCTTCTAAGACACCATCACAGCCACCGTCTGTTCTGAGCTCCCTGTTGCGATGGAGACGAAAGTATGACGTGTTTGTGTGCCACAGCTCTGAGCACAGTGACACTGAAGAGGCTATGCGCCTGGTCTCTTTCCTGGAGGCTTCACCACGTAGTCTGAGGTGCTTTCTATGGCAGAGGGACACCTGTCCAGGAGGAGCCTTTTCCACTGAGTTATGCCAGGCTGTGGAGGACAGCCATTTACGGGCTCTGCTCATCACTCCTAATTTCCTGCAGGATGATTGGTGCATATATATGATGCACCAGGCTCTGGCAGAGGGGCCTATGTCCAATCGGCTCATCCCCCTGGTTCAGAACCTCTCTCACTCTGAGTATCCACAGGAACTGAGGTTCTACTTCTACATCGACCTGAGCAGGAACCCTGACAGAGGTTATACCCTCGTCAACAAGACTGTGCTCAAGtgtgagtaaaaaaataatcttctttGGGCCATATtcataaacataaattaagcaTGGTCTCAACACCAGGTTTAAAATCACACGTCTTTAAATCCATTTTCGATTAACACTGGTgcttgtgtgaaaaaaatatgctgcGTGCAAATTCCACAGTTTTTGGAGGGAAAGCCATCCTTaatcagtggtgtaatgtaacaaaataatgatactttgttacattacttGACTATTTTCTGGGAAATATCTGTACTtaagttgagttttttttatttctgtcaagtTTCACTTTGCGCTACATTTCCTGAATAAAGTGTGtactttttctccaaaacatttCCCCTAAGCATCTTACTTAGcataaaaaagaggaaggaagggagAAAGGGACAGCTGGACTTATGAAGTAATGTGCGGGAAGGAAAAgctgttaataaaataaaataaatgaaaagctATTATTATGactaaattattttgaaaatccttatgtttttaaaaaagaccttgtttttcttcaagaatATTATGCGCTACATTTTTGTGTATGTTACGAAGTAGTCCTCATAATTTTCAAATTCTGACGGCTTGCTTTTCTATTACCAGTATTTACAtgtactttcactttcattacTACTACATTTGATACTTATattcagtaaatatcagatacttttgCTCAAATAATGTCCTAAAGGGttactttaacttctaccagaGTCATTTTCTAGTAGGATATCTctatttttactcaagtatagCTTTCAGGTATTTCATCCACCACTTTTCTAAATAATCCCTACTTCTTGTCTTGTCTTCTCCAGACCTACAAGACCTGGTTAAAAACGAGAATGATTGCGACATTGACAGCTCTAATGGACCAAGTGGAGAAAGCAGCTGTGAAAAAGACAAGCCGATGTCAAAGAATGAGCCCTGTGAGACTACTATGCCGCTGGAAGTGATAGAGAAGAGAAATGAAAGCTTCAATGACATTTTGTGACCGTCATCGACAGTAATTTAAGACTGTTATGAATGAAGCGTGAGAGGCTTTGGGTAGAAAACATTGCTGTTAGAAAACAAACTCAACTTAAGACCCTGCTATTGGGATCTGAAGGAAAGTTCTGCTGCAACTTTACCTCTTTTTATGTGCATAACCAACACTGGGCGTGTCTGTTTGGTAAGGATGTTCATATACAAAGAACAGGAAACAGTCAATTCCAAGCAGCACTGGGGCCTATTTCCTGTATCTGATCTAGACAAGTACAGTGTGTGCTGACCTGGTTAAACGGCAGTTTGCAATAATGAACATATATTGTGGGAATTTGTGGTCAGAGACTCAGCTTGTTATGCATAATTCAGTTAAATTGCAGCCccttatttacatttacaataaataccACTAAAGGGCAAGCCTAAAATGCATCCTTTTAATGTAACAGTGTAAAAATTACAGATTAC
The DNA window shown above is from Plectropomus leopardus isolate mb chromosome 5, YSFRI_Pleo_2.0, whole genome shotgun sequence and carries:
- the LOC121943277 gene encoding toll/interleukin-1 receptor domain-containing adapter protein isoform X2; this translates as MHGWFQKLLKSAREQEEKVTKKSSASSESTLPSSTSSWSLSSSSSSLQGTTSSKTPSQPPSVLSSLLRWRRKYDVFVCHSSEHSDTEEAMRLVSFLEASPRSLRCFLWQRDTCPGGAFSTELCQAVEDSHLRALLITPNFLQDDWCIYMMHQALAEGPMSNRLIPLVQNLSHSEYPQELRFYFYIDLSRNPDRGYTLVNKTVLKYLQDLVKNENDCDIDSSNGPSGESSCEKDKPMSKNEPCETTMPLEVIEKRNESFNDIL
- the LOC121943277 gene encoding toll/interleukin-1 receptor domain-containing adapter protein isoform X1; protein product: MRHFIFILKHERRGDLLCACRIILSKCWFQKLLKSAREQEEKVTKKSSASSESTLPSSTSSWSLSSSSSSLQGTTSSKTPSQPPSVLSSLLRWRRKYDVFVCHSSEHSDTEEAMRLVSFLEASPRSLRCFLWQRDTCPGGAFSTELCQAVEDSHLRALLITPNFLQDDWCIYMMHQALAEGPMSNRLIPLVQNLSHSEYPQELRFYFYIDLSRNPDRGYTLVNKTVLKYLQDLVKNENDCDIDSSNGPSGESSCEKDKPMSKNEPCETTMPLEVIEKRNESFNDIL